The nucleotide window CTGATCAAGTAATGACTCTTCTTTTAAGAATACCGGCGCCCTGGCCGAAAGCCGCTGCTTTCGGCCGTTTTGTTATCCTTACAATCGCCGCGGCCTTCTCTTCAGGCAATGCTTTTCACCCTTTCGATATTGCCGCAAACCTCACATTCGATCCCCGAATCTCAATCATTTCGGACACTTCATCACTTGATCTTGCCTTTGCATATCACCCCCTTGTTCATGAATTTGGCCGTAGCGACGACGATACCTTCAATTCCTTTATCGATATCATGTATGCAAGAACCGGCGGTACCGTGTATCTGAATACTATCCCTGTGGGTTTGCGGTGTGAAGTAATGAATCATTTCGGCGCCTATCGAAAGGATAATCAGGAATATTCATTCGATGTGAAGGGCAAAGCCGCAATGCTGACCGCAGCGACCCGCTTTCCAATCGAGCACCTCAGCGTTGAATGCTCTTTAGGTCGCCTCTTTCTCCCCGCTTACGACAGGGATACGATGTACCACAGGGTGGTGAACAATCCCCGTGAATATATCTTGACCGGTCGCTGATCATTGGTATTGATCTGGGCCAGCGTATTCCCATTTTATTTCAAGACGCACAGAAATCATCATCCTCCCAACCATCAGGTCCCTCTATAGGGTTGAAAAGCCGTTATTTTGGCGGCACAACCATTCAAATCGATATGCAGTTCACCTTCTGAAACAACACCGGGTGATTCTCCATTATCTTTTCTTTACTTGAAACCGAAAATTCGGTATAATTTTAGTGCGGGGAATACTTTTTCTTTCGAATATCGGAAAACCATGCCAATGAATGCTTCATCAACCGATATCCAACTGGAGCATATGAAACCGTGTGTTATTCCCGATGCGCAGTTCATACCCTTCAAACCGGGCATAACGTATCTCAAAAACCCTCATAGAGGCGCCTATTTAAAACTTCGTAAAGAAGATGCCGATTATATGCCAGCCCATGGAGGAACGCTTTGATACCGATGAAATTATTTTCAACCAGAACGACTGGGGAGATAAGGTTTATTGTATCAAAGAAGGTGAAGTCATTATCCGCCGTGATGAAGGAGATGAAGTCGCCTTTTTGAAATACCTGAAGAAGGGTGAATGGTTTGGAGAAATTGCCCTTGTAAAAAATGTTCCCCGTACTACCAGTGTCATTGCAGCATCGCCAGTTCGTCTATTGACACTTTCCCGGCATGATTTTTATACTATCATTCAACAAAGTCTTCTCACCGGCGTGTCCTTTGATCATATTGCCGACGAACGCCTTGAGGAATTGGAAAAAGCAACAGCGATACAATAGTGCTGGTTCTCTTTCCAGGCTTTCTGCCCCATTGTCTTCCTGCTAAAATCTATTTTAACGTCCTGTTTAATGCATTTTAAAAAGATATGAATACGCCAATTCTTCACATGAAAAAAATTTCCAAGCGTTTCGGTGCGGTAAAGGCACTGAAAAATGTCGACCTGACTGTGGATAAAGGATCGGTTCATGCATTGATTGGAGAAAACGGGGCCGGCAAAAGTACGCTTATGAAAATTCTCAGCGGTGCGCTCCGTCCCGACTACGGTACGGTTGCCCTGGATGGTTGCGCCTATGCTCCCGAATCGCCAAAAAAGGCGCGGGCTATGGGTATCGCAATGATCTATCAGGAACTGACCCTGGCGCCCCATTTGACCATAGCCGAAAATATTACCCTGGGTATGGAACACCATCACTACGGCGTACTGAAAAAACAGGACCTGAAAATTTCACAAACCCTTACCCGTCTCGGCCATTCGGGTCTTGATCTCAACGCAAAAGTATCAACCCTGGGGATCGGGGAACAACAGATTGTTGAAATAGCCCGAGCCCTCATTACCGACGCCCGTGTAATTATCATGGATGAACCCACCAGTTCACTTTCGGCGTCCGATACTGAAACTCTTTTTGCAACAATCCGGCGGCTGAAACAGACCGGCGTTACCGTTATTTATATCAGCCATTTCCTTGAGGAGATCAAACGGATTGCCGATCATTACACTGTTTTGCGGGACGGGCAAAGCGTTGACCGGGGCCCTATCGAAACAACCGATTTACCACAGATTATTAACGCCATGATAGGAAGGCCACTCACCGAAATGTTTCCCCGCGTCCCCCATACAATCGGCGAAGTCCTTGTAACAATCAACGACCTCTCCCGCACGCCCGACCTCGCCGAAACATCGTTTTGTATTCATAAAGGTGAGATCCTCGGCATTGCCGGCCTGGTAGGCGCCAAACGCACCGATATGCTCAGAACTCTTTTCGGACTCGACCGTGCCGATAATGGAACGATCTCCTTCGCAAACGGCGTCACCCTGGCCCTTATCGACATCTCCCCGCGTACTTCGCTGAAAAACGGCGTCGATCTCCTCAGTGAAAACCGGAAAGAGGAAGGACTTGCACTCAATCTCCCCATACGGAACAATATCACCCTTTCTTCACTTGCCCAATTTATTATTCCGAACACCCCCGGGTTTATCGACACTCAAAAAGAAAACGACATTGTCGAGACTCAATGCAAATCACTTTCGCTGCGCTACACGTCACCCTGTCAGAAAAGCGGCGATCTTTCGGGCGGCAATCAGCAGAAAGTTGCACTGGCGCGGCTGCTGGTCGACCAAAGCGACATATTGCTGCTGGATGAACCGACACGGGGGATTGATGTCGGCAGTAAAACCGAAATATACCGTCTTATCGGCGAACTTGCCCTGTTGGGCAAGTCCATTGTCATGGTAAGCTCCTATCTTCCGGAGCTTTTCGGGATGTGTGATTCCCTTGCGGTCATGTACCGGGGCACTTTAAGTCCGGTGTGGCCGTGTAATGAGTGGAATGAAAAACGAGTCATGGCCTGGGCCACCTCGGGAAAGGAACTGGACAGTTGAAAAAGCTCTTGAATTTCGCAAAATTATTCGGCCCCTTCTCGGGTCTGTTTCTTGTTTTTCTTCTCTTTATGGTTCTTGCCCCCTCCGCCTTTTACAGCCTTTACAACATAAAAACAATTATTACCCAAACGGTTATCATCGGAATCGGCGCCCTGGGCATGACGCTGGTTATTATCAGCGGCGGTATCGATCTGAGTATTGGCTCTGTCATTGCCCTGGGAACGGTTGTTACCGCCCGGATGCTCAATATCGGCGCCCCGGATACCCCGCTCTGGGTCTCCGTTGCCGCGGTAGCCGGCGCAGTCGGCCTCTGTGCATTCTGTGGTTTCCTGAATGGTATTATTTCCGCCTCCCTGCGGATCGTTCCCTTTATCGTTACTCTCGGCATGATGCAGATCGCCCGGGGAACGGCCAAGTGGATCGGGGAAGAGCAGACGGTTATTGCTCCGCAAACCTGGTTGAATCGGTGGATGGAAGTCGATCCCGCACCGTCGTGGCTGGTTTTTGCACCCGGCGTCTGGCTGCTAATTATTCTTACGGTGATAATGACCATCGTGCTTAAACGGACTATTTTCGGGCGGTATGTTTTTGCTCTGGGCTCCAATGAATCGGCAGCCCGGCTATGTGGCGTCCGGGTTACATTCTACCGGACCATAATCTATACGGTATGCAGCGCCTTTGCCGGAATTGCCGGAATCATGCAGTTTTCGAATCTGACCGTGGGTGATCCTACCGCGGCCCAGGGCATGGAGTTGGATATCATTGCGGCGGTCGTGATCGGCGGCGGTTCACTCTCCGGCGGCGAAGGCAGCGCCGTAGGCTCGCTGGTTGGCGCGCTGCTCATGGCCGTGCTTCGCAACGGATGTAATCTTGTCGGGATACCCAACTATGTGCAGAATATCGTTATCGGCGCAATCATTATCGGCGCGGTCGCAGTCGACCGGTATAAGCAGCGGGTGAGCAGATAGATAGTATATTTAACCTGATCTCACCCTGCAAATATTTATATTATTTGTAACTACTCAGATCCCTATGGGTAATTTCAACCGTTATTTTAGCGAAAGCCGGAATAAAAAACCGACCCCCTGAGTAGTTGCTATTATCTTTGAAAGAAAACCATTAATAAGGAGCAAAGAAACCGTGTTCCCAACATACCAAGCAGAGGTTAAAAAAGGGAAAATTAATCTTCCTGATGATACCAAATTACCTGATGGAACTAAAGTTCTGGTAACAGTTATTTCGGATGACGAACTGAGATTCTGGTCTGATGCATCTACTACATCTTTAGATAAAATCTGGAACAATGAAGAGGATGATGCATATGCACAGCTACTCTCCGAATGAAGTTGTTCTTGCTAAATATCCATTTTCAGACTATTGATCATTGAATTATAAATGCGCAGTTATTTCACAAAACAAGAACGAAATTTACGATATACAATTATTTTGATTATAGAACGCTGACACTTCGACAGGCTCAGTGCAGCGCAGGCTCAGTACAAGTGACGCCAATTTGGCTGATTATCGCAGATTTTTTGATACTTTTAGTTTTCTGACCAGCGAATATCAGCTTGATCAGCGTAATTAGCGTTCTATTTTGGACAAGACTGACTTTTTTATATTCATTAAAAAGAAAGGACCCCCAATGTCAGGTAAAAACGTCGTCCTGTTCGGCCCTCCCGGAGCGGGAAAAGGGACCCAGGCAGCAAAACTCAGAGACCTTCTCGATGTCCCGCATATCTCCACCGGCGATATGTTCCGCTACAATATCAAAAATGATACCGAGCTGGGCAAGCTTGCCAAATCCTATTCGGAGAAAGGGCAACTTGTTCCCGATGAAGTCACTATTGCCATGGTCAAGGACCGGTTGAGCCGGGATGATGTCAAAGCCGGTTTTCTTCTGGACGGATTTCCCCGGAGTGTACCGCAGGCAGAAGCCCTCGACAAAATTTTGAACGAGCTGGGAATTACCCTCGATCACGTAGTAAACATCGCTGTTTCCGATGACGAAATTCGGGCCAGGCTCTCAAAGCGGGCTTCCATTGAAGGCCGTGCCGATGATGCCGATCCAGCGGTGATCCAGAACCGGATCGACACCTATAAAAACCAGAGCGAACCATGCCTGGCATACTACCGCCCTAAAGAAATCGTGCGCGATATTGATGGAATCGGGACTATCGATGAGGTGTTCGATCGTATCAAGGAAGCGGTAGAATAAAAAATGGAGAGTTGGAGTGCTTGGATGATGGAGTATTGGTTGTCTTAAAAACCCAGTACTCCACTACTCCAACACTCCATCACTCCAGATCTTCCCCCTCACGCCTTTCGCGAAAACCGCTGCTCTTTCCAGTTAAATTTCCCGAACACCCCGCCGAAAATCGCCGCAACGACCACCGGAAGCTGGATGATCGATGCCGGGAGGATATATTTACGGAGCGCTTCCTGATGAAACATCCGGGCGCCAGGGAGCATGAGGACATATTCGCCGATCAGCTTGGAGCAGAGCATAATCCCGGCGATTCCAAAGAACACCGGTGCAAAAAAACCGGCAACCAGCGCCGCGATAATCCCCACATAAAACAGAAATACCCCTGATAAAACAAACACCTGGTTCAGGCCGTAGTGGACGGTTTTCGACCCCCACCGTTTCCGCTGCTCGAATACGCCGCGCAGTGTGGGGGTCGGAAGCGTTGTCACAGAGCCTTCACGGTCGAGCATAAACCTGATTTTCCATTTGCCCGATTCGTAAATTCTTTGCAGCAGAAGATCGTCATCGCCCGATATAATGCTCTCCATCGAGCCATACCCGTCAAGCTCATCAAAAACGCTTTTTCGGAAAGCAAAATTGTTGGCATTGGAGTTTATCGGAAGGTTTGCGCCGATCCCGGCGGCGGATATGACCCCGTGCGACAGGAAATCTGTTGCCTGAAGACCGAAAAAGAGCCTGTTCATGCCGTCAACGTACGAATATACCGTTACCCCCTGCACCATGCCTGTTTCACCTGTAAAGTACTTGTCGATTGTGGCAAGCCAGGTCGACGGGACCGCGCAATCGGCGTCGGTAAAGACGATTATTTCATTCCGGGCAGCCCGTACCCCCTGTGCCACGGCATGTTTTTTAGGCGATACTCCGGCCGGCGTTTCAGTTACCTGAATCAGCGAGAGATTATTGTGCCGTCGCCGGTACGATGCAACAACATCGGCTGTTGCATCAGTCGAGCGGTCATCGACAATGATAACCTCAAAACGCTCTTCCGGGACCGACTGATCCAGCACCCGCTTAAGGCAGTCGCCGATTATTGCTTCTTCATTGTGCGCGGCAATAACAACCGAAAAAGAGAGATTATGCGCCTGCGTCTGCGGTGAAATGGATAATAATCCCCGGAGAAAAAAGAGGATGCAGGAGAGATAATAGAGCGTTATAACAACAAGAATTATCAACAGGACATGCATTCACATCAAAATAAATGCCGCCACAACGGTGTTTCTTCCTGGACTGTATCCGGAGAGTTACGTTATCTCTCGCCCACCGCTGCGCTCTCCTGCAACAGGATCCTTTTGGTCCCCCGCTTATTCTCCCGAACGGGCAAAAAGGGGCCTTTGGCGCATCTGCAGCAAGAAATTCGGGACAATCGAATTACCGGCGGCTTAAAGTACAAAAGTTCGTCCGTCCCCGGAAATCCAAGTGGTATTGTGACTTTCTTTGAATCCCTTACATATATTCTTATGAATTTGCCTCCTTTTCAGCTATTCTTTCGTTTCATAATGCGGTCATTTATTTTATTGATTGTATTTATTTCTATTTAAATATGCGAGAGGTTCCAAATGAAAGTTAAAGATACAGCCCACCAGGTCATTGATTCTCTTCCTGAGAGAGTTTCAATGGATGATGTTATTCACGCGTTATACGTTGCATCGAAATTTGACCGCGGAGAACGTCAAATTCGAGCCGGAAAAGGCGTTTCAGACGAAAAAGCAAGAAAAAAGCTCGCAAAATGGCAAAAATAGTCTGGTCGCCCGGCGCACTGGACGACATTGATGCCATAGCCGAATATATTGCTCGCGATTCTGTTCATCATGCCTCTCTTTTTATTGACCGACTGTTCGAAACAGCGGATTTATTGCTTGAACAACCCTACCTTGGTCGAATTATTCCTGAAATCGGTCAGAATTCCTGTCGTGAAATAATCTACGGCTCTTACCGAATAATGTATAAAGTCGAAAAAAGCAATATCTGGATAACAGCTGTGATACATGGTGCAAAAAATTGGAAACCACCTCGATAATCGGTTACAAATCAGCTAACTTATGCTCCTAGTGAAAGTGGAGGGCGAAATTGGATTTTTCACTATCATATTCATAAATACAATTTGCTTAAACCGTGGCTATGATTTAAAGAGACCCAAAATATGCAATAGGTTTTAGGAGGCGAGAAGTGTTGTATCTGCGATGGAATAAAGGTGATATTAATAATATTTCGCAATTATCAGTACCATACCTTGATCGGGCTTTACTTCGGAATATATGGAAATTGCGGGGGACGGGCCTGTGGGGAGTCTGCGCTTGTAAACGAAGCAAAATGTAATTAGAATATAATACAGATTGCTTGAATATTTATTGATTAATCTCATTCAAGATACCTTTATTATTTATATAGAAAATTAAAGAACAACCAAACAGCCGTTCCATAGCCTCGCAGGCGACATGTATATGCAGCAGCCGAAGCGGTCGTTTACAGACATGCCGGTTTTACGAACCTCATCGTAAGCAGAATCATTTATCCATCCTCTTCCTTTTCATTTCAGGATCTGAAGTTTATGGATATCGGATTGTATTTCCGAAAATGAAAAGCGATAATAATATATTCCATTTGCCGGTATACCGTGAATTTCAACTGTTTTCTTGTTTTCTGATTTTATTGCCTTTAGCACTCTTCCTTTTAAATCATAAATAGTAACCTGCGCCTGTGCATTCTGAAATTGGGTTGGCACACTTATCGAATAGGTATCTCCCCGGATATTATATGCCATTTTTGCTTTTTGGCCTGTAAATGCGTTTTCTTCCTGCACAGAAGCATCATATCCATATTTTATTACCAGCGTATCGTTGTTAACCACATATATCAGACTATCTCCTTTATTCCATGAAAAGGTAGAGTCATAGTAGCCGCTGGACCAGCAAATGTTGGGATAATGCGGATTAAAATATTGTTCCGGAAAATATTCATACTTTGCATGAATGGTTAGCGAAGAAGGTGATAAATTCAAAGAGATGGCTGAGTTTGAGAAGTGTATGATTGGCTCAGAAAGGATGGTGCCACATGTATATAATTTGAAGTCATCAGGTATTTTTTCACCCGGAATAATTGCATGCTTGACTGCCTGATCTTTTGTCGTTACTCTAATCGGATAATAGCAAGAATCAGCATTACATAAACAGATCGAAGGATCACGATTATTCCCATCATCATCGTATGTAGCTATTTCAATCTGTTCTAAGCCAATGCCGCTATATATATATGGTCGAGTGTTAACAAATGTGATAAGGCTTTCAGGACTGGTCAGGGATATGAAAGTTGGATCGTTCTTATAGATATGAAAATGATAATTCCAATCCTCATCCAGAAGCTCTATAGCTGAACCGTTTGGATGCTTTATTAAATTGAAGTATCGATAATTCGCAGAATCAAGAGTGTAAAATATCCAGTTTTGGTTTTGATGAACGATTAAACTTCCGTTATCTCCAACAGCAGCGCTATTGTTGATATTCCAAAGAGGAAAGCTGCAAACCTGAGTATCAAGTAGAAAAAAGCCCGAACTATCGAAATGATATATGCTACCGGTATATGTTGCTGCATATCCGTCGCCATAGCATAAAACATCTTCATTCGATGAAATATCATATATGGATTCGTTAACAAATAGATTATCTGCAATATCCCACCTCCTTATAAGCCCGGAAGATCCTGTAATCCAGATATTGCTGTCACAGATTGCATTTTCAGATTCCGGAATGCTTTTTGGAGACGTCGTCATATTTATTATTTGTTGACCGGCCTTGAATGAAGAAAGCATTATCGTTTCAATTTTTTCTATAGTGAATGCAGGATTCTCATAAACCGATTCCATTGCAAATGAAATTAAACGTATCTCTCCTGCCGGCTGTGCAATTGCTAATGAAAAATTCAGATTTTCCAGGTCAAATTTATAAAAACAGAGCGGTGTTGATTGTGTTAATTCAACATTCTCGAGATAGATTTCAACGGGATTATAGTAATATCGCCAGGGTTGAAATCCTAAGACAAGAGGATAAACCATAGAACTTAATGCCAGATATAGCTTTTTCTGATGCGATACAACAGCAGAAATTGAATACTCGCCGGAATGCCTGGATGTATAGGATAAAGGGCGCAAAGTGCAGAGCGTGTCCGGCAAGGGCTGGTAGCATTCTTTCCAATAGCTGCATAAGCGATCTGAAAAAATATAGCCATTTTCATCTGCAGAACATTGATTGTATTGTGAGTCTGCTTTGAAAGCCAGTATAAATAGAACAGCAAATATCTGTGTTAGAGCGCTACATGATATTTTTATAGAGTTGAAATATGAAGCCATGATATCCCTGCTTCAAATTAGATCGGGATATAGATAACCGATTTATGATAGACCGTTTTACATCTGAGATTGTTTCTTGTATGTAATATATAATAATCTGAGTCCATTATCAATTAAATTATAGCATACGTGTTTTCTGTTGGAAAACAGGTTGCATTAGAGCAATGTGGAAAGCAGATCACCTCGAATACCAACAGGAATATGAATTTAAGTTAAGCGCGTATGGTCGCGATTTAGTATATTTAATAAATGCAAAAGTCCTCTTTACCTGTAGCGGAGACCGTTGGCAGATTAGAAAAGCCGGCAAACAGAAAAGACTATGCGCTTTTTGTCAGACATAAAAATCTTTAGTTCCATTAGATTCGCGCTTTGCC belongs to Chitinivibrionales bacterium and includes:
- a CDS encoding cyclic nucleotide-binding domain-containing protein, whose amino-acid sequence is MPIICQPMEERFDTDEIIFNQNDWGDKVYCIKEGEVIIRRDEGDEVAFLKYLKKGEWFGEIALVKNVPRTTSVIAASPVRLLTLSRHDFYTIIQQSLLTGVSFDHIADERLEELEKATAIQ
- a CDS encoding ATP-binding cassette domain-containing protein — encoded protein: MNTPILHMKKISKRFGAVKALKNVDLTVDKGSVHALIGENGAGKSTLMKILSGALRPDYGTVALDGCAYAPESPKKARAMGIAMIYQELTLAPHLTIAENITLGMEHHHYGVLKKQDLKISQTLTRLGHSGLDLNAKVSTLGIGEQQIVEIARALITDARVIIMDEPTSSLSASDTETLFATIRRLKQTGVTVIYISHFLEEIKRIADHYTVLRDGQSVDRGPIETTDLPQIINAMIGRPLTEMFPRVPHTIGEVLVTINDLSRTPDLAETSFCIHKGEILGIAGLVGAKRTDMLRTLFGLDRADNGTISFANGVTLALIDISPRTSLKNGVDLLSENRKEEGLALNLPIRNNITLSSLAQFIIPNTPGFIDTQKENDIVETQCKSLSLRYTSPCQKSGDLSGGNQQKVALARLLVDQSDILLLDEPTRGIDVGSKTEIYRLIGELALLGKSIVMVSSYLPELFGMCDSLAVMYRGTLSPVWPCNEWNEKRVMAWATSGKELDS
- a CDS encoding ABC transporter permease, with protein sequence MVLAPSAFYSLYNIKTIITQTVIIGIGALGMTLVIISGGIDLSIGSVIALGTVVTARMLNIGAPDTPLWVSVAAVAGAVGLCAFCGFLNGIISASLRIVPFIVTLGMMQIARGTAKWIGEEQTVIAPQTWLNRWMEVDPAPSWLVFAPGVWLLIILTVIMTIVLKRTIFGRYVFALGSNESAARLCGVRVTFYRTIIYTVCSAFAGIAGIMQFSNLTVGDPTAAQGMELDIIAAVVIGGGSLSGGEGSAVGSLVGALLMAVLRNGCNLVGIPNYVQNIVIGAIIIGAVAVDRYKQRVSR
- a CDS encoding adenylate kinase; amino-acid sequence: MSGKNVVLFGPPGAGKGTQAAKLRDLLDVPHISTGDMFRYNIKNDTELGKLAKSYSEKGQLVPDEVTIAMVKDRLSRDDVKAGFLLDGFPRSVPQAEALDKILNELGITLDHVVNIAVSDDEIRARLSKRASIEGRADDADPAVIQNRIDTYKNQSEPCLAYYRPKEIVRDIDGIGTIDEVFDRIKEAVE
- a CDS encoding glycosyltransferase, giving the protein MHVLLIILVVITLYYLSCILFFLRGLLSISPQTQAHNLSFSVVIAAHNEEAIIGDCLKRVLDQSVPEERFEVIIVDDRSTDATADVVASYRRRHNNLSLIQVTETPAGVSPKKHAVAQGVRAARNEIIVFTDADCAVPSTWLATIDKYFTGETGMVQGVTVYSYVDGMNRLFFGLQATDFLSHGVISAAGIGANLPINSNANNFAFRKSVFDELDGYGSMESIISGDDDLLLQRIYESGKWKIRFMLDREGSVTTLPTPTLRGVFEQRKRWGSKTVHYGLNQVFVLSGVFLFYVGIIAALVAGFFAPVFFGIAGIMLCSKLIGEYVLMLPGARMFHQEALRKYILPASIIQLPVVVAAIFGGVFGKFNWKEQRFSRKA
- a CDS encoding type II toxin-antitoxin system RelE/ParE family toxin; its protein translation is MAKIVWSPGALDDIDAIAEYIARDSVHHASLFIDRLFETADLLLEQPYLGRIIPEIGQNSCREIIYGSYRIMYKVEKSNIWITAVIHGAKNWKPPR
- a CDS encoding T9SS type A sorting domain-containing protein; translation: MASYFNSIKISCSALTQIFAVLFILAFKADSQYNQCSADENGYIFSDRLCSYWKECYQPLPDTLCTLRPLSYTSRHSGEYSISAVVSHQKKLYLALSSMVYPLVLGFQPWRYYYNPVEIYLENVELTQSTPLCFYKFDLENLNFSLAIAQPAGEIRLISFAMESVYENPAFTIEKIETIMLSSFKAGQQIINMTTSPKSIPESENAICDSNIWITGSSGLIRRWDIADNLFVNESIYDISSNEDVLCYGDGYAATYTGSIYHFDSSGFFLLDTQVCSFPLWNINNSAAVGDNGSLIVHQNQNWIFYTLDSANYRYFNLIKHPNGSAIELLDEDWNYHFHIYKNDPTFISLTSPESLITFVNTRPYIYSGIGLEQIEIATYDDDGNNRDPSICLCNADSCYYPIRVTTKDQAVKHAIIPGEKIPDDFKLYTCGTILSEPIIHFSNSAISLNLSPSSLTIHAKYEYFPEQYFNPHYPNICWSSGYYDSTFSWNKGDSLIYVVNNDTLVIKYGYDASVQEENAFTGQKAKMAYNIRGDTYSISVPTQFQNAQAQVTIYDLKGRVLKAIKSENKKTVEIHGIPANGIYYYRFSFSEIQSDIHKLQILK